Part of the Quercus robur chromosome 5, dhQueRobu3.1, whole genome shotgun sequence genome, gatttgtgtaatttttttgttcaattatttaGTTCAAAATTAGTAACTCCATCATTTGTTGTTGCAGATTTTGGTGGGGGAAGCAATTATCCAAGTATTTCCTACATAGATTTTTATGGCTTCAAACGGTGGGTGGTCAAGACACTTGTCATTACAATTTAGAAGGCTTTAGGGGGACTATGTATCAACCCCTCTACTTTCTTTTTGCTATTTAGAAGTTAGAACTACAAATAATGTATTGGTCCAATCGTAACAGACTTTTGGGACTTCAAAAATTTTTCCCCTTTAATATTAATTGACATTGGATCATTTGGGTGGGAAAGATCTTTTTGgatcatatatacatatgtgcatataaattgttcaatttataCAACTTCTATATGCAATGCTAGGTAGCTCACAGGTTGAGCATGGTGAATATTAGACAGTACAAAACTGCACTGCCTAGTGCTGTACAAAATTTAGTTGCCTTGGAATCTCACAAACACATTTTTCATTGTTGCACTTCACTTTTCTAAAAAGAATATGATCTTTTGCTTTCTAAGATTCTCAAGTACgattttctacttcttctttggggaaaaattttttattctaaaaaaaaaaaattccccaaaGAAGTAGAAAAGTGAAGTGTAACAATGAAAAATGTGTAAGAGTAGAGTTACCAAGTAAAACGTCTTTGCATTCACTTACCTGTAAGTTCTATTCCTATGGCCCCCGTACCCCTTTCTCCAAGCTTATAAAAGGAGACAAAGATGAAGTCCATGGTGAAATTTTGAAGCTTGGAATAGCTTGTGAGGAGTGGGGATTCTTTCAGGTACACAAATTGCATATCTTAATGTTAGTGCTAAAAATGGTCATTTTACAATGTAAGCTAATACTTTGGTATTTTGTTAAGGTCATTTTTCCAATAAGTACCAATGTTTTTGGTCAATTACTCAAACTCATATATAGCCAATGTTGTCAGGTTCTTTCAAATGGTaaatacaatatatattatgcataaaacaattCTCACATTTTGCtgcataaaacaatatatattctGCATAAGGAGAAAGACAGACTATCACTTGTCACATTTTGCTGCATAAAATCTAATAGAGCATTCCAACACCATATATCCTCCAatacaaaatctaaaaaaatttgctaTACAAATCAAATAACTCCTATAATGCCCAGATGCATATTCTTGCTGCCCACCCCATCTATCTTGCTGCCAGTAATTTGCATTTCAGCTACCCCACAAAATTGTCCATTAGCATTAACCTGTAAAAAGTTTAACCAAAAGAGTATAAGATGACTGTCACTTAATCCACAAATTTATGAATTTGTCATTCTAACTGTCACATAATCCACAAGAAAACATTATTGGCTTCTAGGCATTCTAACTGTCACATAATCCCAATGCATTATATTGCTTATAAACTTACTGTTCACACAAACTTAACAGATCAGTACCCCAAAGTCTAATGCACAAGTTGAATGAAAAAATCAATCAGGTAAAGCCAAAATTTCCAAGAGTATTTCCAAGAGTATCTTCTTATACTCTGCAATAGTTAAATATGTTTAAATAATTCCTAGAGAGCAATTTGATTTCCTTATCCCTCTCAAGAAGAATTAAAACTGTTAACAAATCAAGTGACCAAACAGACCAATCAAGTGAccaacaataattaaagtacAAACCCTTCAAAGgaaattagttcatacttacaatAAGACTGCAACAGCCCTTATAGGATTTTAACATATTAGGCTGCACCCTCTCCGCGTTTACTTTTTTTCTGATTGCGTCTAGTGTACTGCTTGGCCGGAACATGCTCAGTTACCTGCTcataatgttatatttttaagcTTTTACAAACAATTCTTGcacaaagaaacccaaaaaatttatgaaactaAAATCAAAGTAAAGCACTTGGAATACCAGATGGGAACCTGTGCCGCATCTCCTTGGTTGGATGGTGCGAGTCGATTTCCGTTTGGGTGCAGCATGAGCATTTGCATCCTGTGGCTGCTCAACTTGGTCACGTTGCCCCTGCTCAATGTCACTGTCATGTGGATGCGTGGCTTGTGGAACATGTATCAAGGTAGAGGAAGTATGAGGTGATTGTGTATGACTTGGGCTGGTAGACATGAACTCAACATGGGGTGTTTGAAGGCTAGGGGTAGGTATAACTGTCTGGGGGGAGCTATAGGACGGGGCCATGGGTGAGTTGTGGTCAACGGTGGTGGTGTGTGGGAAGGACTCGAATTCAGTATGGGTAAAACGCGAGGAAGATCCAATGTCAATGGGAGGGATGGGTGGCATGGGAGGCCCGGTTGTGCCCTAAGGGGTGGACACGGGTGGAACAGGGGTCTCAGTGGCCAAAGGAGGGGTGGGGGCAGGTTGATGACATGTCACTGGAGCAACTGAGCTCGTACTGGGCCCTATATCTGGTATTTCAGTATGGTTTGCTACTTCGTCATTGACTGGCACATCAATACGATCAACCTCATCCACCTCCTCAAGGGCCTTCTTAATGAACTTGTATTCGTAAGATTCTTCACTAAACCAGTTGAGGACAGCCAGTTGGGTTGCAAGCTGTCATTAAATCACCAACATTATTAAGTATGACACATAcataacatcaaaattttcaaaattattaaacaaCATAAGTTTATGCACATTACCAAAATTTCCATCTTAGCGCTAGCACGGTCGATATACAGTCGAGTGATCCTACGATACCACACCATATATGGATGATGACATGATATCACCCCCTCCATCCTGAGTGCATTACAAACGTACTCGTCACGATCATTCCACTTCTGAATATGGACTGCATGTATCATCGACCAATTTTTCTCTACCTTGCCCCTCGCATCTATTTTGTGCAAATCGCGATTGGTATTAGCATCTCTGGGTTGTTCCTGTTGTAGCCCAAACTGTCGTAGGACACGATCGGGTAGGTGGAACTCTACAagccaaaaacatataagtgGAACGGTCGACTTCCATACGCTACTTCCTTCAATGCAAAAACTAGGAGGAAGGTGGCTTAAGTCATGTCCATATGGCTCCCACTTAACCTACAAAAGCCACCAAGTAAAGCAACGACATTCAAAAATTTTCCCATAATTTGCATAAAAATAGCACAATAGTGGGCAATGAAAGACTTTTTGAAGGACATAAGATGTTATGGACATGTAAATATAAGTATTATACCTGGTTGGGTCGTGTCGTAGCAATTTGATTGCGATATGCGGAAAGCACATGCGTGGGAGCATTCTTTGTAGTCATCGCCCCTGCCCACCTACAAGCAGGTAACATCACATGGTCATTAGTCGTTTATGTATAAAAATGTGGCATAATACATGATAGCACACTAATTATGCAATATATACTTACTTCATAGCAAGAGGAATTGGTGGTAGTGGTGGACCATAAACACC contains:
- the LOC126726967 gene encoding serine/threonine-protein phosphatase 7 long form homolog translates to MVDDRVLAIVRLLGLEGLHLVPSIQLDHALITAFVERWRPETHTFHLPHGEMTITLQDVEVIMGLPIEGEAMVGLSKRTWTDVCAEMLGIQIPNGPQSVLKGQRILIPALVERIRQPLPLDANEIQVQQYARCYILALLGNMVFIDKSGDRVHLMWLEFMQNLRDPHKYSWGSAALSWLYRQLCNATDKKAKQIGGPLILVQLWIYIRFPHMSPQMVPQPEGVYGPPLPPIPLAMKWAGAMTTKNAPTHVLSAYRNQIATTRPNQVKWEPYGHDLSHLPPSFCIEGSSVWKSTVPLICFWLVEFHLPDRVLRQFGLQQEQPRDANTNRDLHKIDARGKVEKNWSMIHAVHIQKWNDRDEYVCNALRMEGVISCHHPYMVWYRRITRLYIDRASAKMEILLATQLAVLNWFSEESYEYKFIKKALEEVDEVDRIDVPVNDEVANHTEIPDIGPSTSSVAPVTCHQPAPTPPLATETPVPPVSTP